A single genomic interval of Streptomyces sp. NBC_00663 harbors:
- the folC gene encoding bifunctional tetrahydrofolate synthase/dihydrofolate synthase: MSDTDDPFDEIISAETDRDPDLAVIEAGSRTLRTQGTPPEAQVPARPEDPELDKALRDVEAELATRWGETKLEPSVSRIAALMDVLGEPQRSYPSIHITGTNGKTSTARMIEALLGAFELRTGRYTSPHVQSVTERISLDGAPISAERFIETYEDIKPYIEMVDAQQQYRLSFFEVLTGMAYAAFADAPVDVAVVEVGMGGTWDATNVIDGDVAVVTPIDLDHTDRLGETPGEIAKEKAGIVKQDATVILAQQPVDAAQVLLKKAVEVDATVAREGLEFGVVARQVAVGGQLLTLRGLGGEYEEVYLPLHGPYQAHNAAVALAAVEAFFGVGSQRPEPLDIDTVRKAFAAVSSPGRLEVVRRSPTVVLDAAHNPAGARATAEAVGEAFDFSRLIGVVGASGDKNVRGLLEAFEPIFAEIVITQNSSHRAMDADELAAIAVEVFGEERVQVEPRLPDALEAAITLAEEEGEFAGGGVLVTGSVITVGEARLLLGRG, from the coding sequence GCCCCGAGGACCCCGAGCTCGACAAGGCCCTCAGGGACGTCGAGGCGGAGCTCGCCACACGCTGGGGCGAGACCAAGCTGGAGCCCTCCGTCAGCCGCATCGCCGCGCTGATGGACGTCCTGGGCGAGCCGCAGCGGTCGTACCCCTCGATCCACATCACGGGGACGAACGGCAAGACCTCCACGGCCCGCATGATCGAGGCCCTGCTCGGCGCCTTCGAGCTGCGTACGGGGCGCTACACCAGCCCCCACGTGCAGTCCGTCACCGAGCGCATCAGCCTCGACGGGGCGCCGATCTCCGCCGAGCGGTTCATCGAGACGTACGAGGACATCAAGCCGTACATCGAGATGGTGGACGCGCAGCAGCAGTACCGGCTGTCCTTCTTCGAGGTGCTGACCGGCATGGCGTACGCCGCCTTCGCGGACGCGCCCGTGGACGTGGCCGTCGTCGAGGTCGGCATGGGCGGCACCTGGGACGCGACCAATGTGATCGACGGGGACGTCGCCGTCGTCACGCCCATCGATCTCGACCACACCGACCGGCTCGGCGAGACGCCCGGCGAGATCGCCAAGGAGAAGGCGGGCATCGTCAAGCAGGACGCGACGGTCATCCTGGCCCAGCAGCCGGTCGACGCCGCTCAGGTGCTGCTCAAGAAGGCGGTCGAGGTCGACGCCACGGTGGCTCGGGAAGGGCTCGAGTTCGGCGTCGTCGCGCGGCAGGTCGCCGTCGGCGGGCAGCTGCTGACGCTGCGCGGGCTCGGCGGGGAGTACGAGGAGGTCTACCTCCCGCTCCACGGCCCCTACCAGGCGCACAACGCGGCCGTCGCGCTCGCCGCCGTCGAGGCGTTCTTCGGCGTCGGCTCGCAGCGGCCCGAGCCGCTCGACATCGACACCGTCCGCAAGGCCTTCGCGGCCGTGTCCTCGCCGGGCCGGCTGGAGGTCGTACGGCGCTCTCCCACCGTCGTCCTGGACGCCGCCCACAACCCGGCGGGCGCCCGCGCCACCGCCGAGGCGGTCGGTGAGGCCTTCGACTTCAGCCGGCTGATCGGCGTGGTCGGGGCGAGCGGCGACAAGAACGTGAGGGGGCTGCTGGAGGCCTTCGAGCCGATCTTCGCGGAGATCGTGATCACACAGAACTCCAGCCACCGCGCCATGGACGCCGACGAGCTGGCCGCGATCGCCGTCGAGGTGTTCGGCGAGGAGCGGGTCCAGGTCGAGCCGCGGCTGCCCGACGCCCTGGAGGCCGCGATCACGCTGGCCGAGGAGGAGGGCGAGTTCGCGGGCGGCGGTGTCCTCGTGACCGGTTCCGTCATCACTGTCGGCGAGGCCCGACTGCTTCTGGGGAGGGGCTGA
- a CDS encoding DUF4233 domain-containing protein — MRTLCSSTLIGEFFVIGFAALVAMKDDDLSSSTVWTVSGIAMFLCLALCGVLTRRGGVALGWALQIALIASGFVVPTMFFLGAVFAALWWASVHYGRKVDEAKARFAAQAAQAEAPTPDAA; from the coding sequence GTGCGTACGCTCTGTTCTTCGACCCTGATCGGCGAGTTCTTCGTCATCGGTTTCGCCGCGCTGGTCGCGATGAAGGACGACGATCTGTCCTCGTCCACGGTGTGGACGGTCAGCGGCATCGCGATGTTCCTGTGCCTGGCGCTGTGCGGCGTGCTGACCCGGCGGGGCGGCGTCGCCCTCGGCTGGGCCCTGCAGATCGCCCTGATCGCCTCCGGGTTCGTGGTGCCGACGATGTTCTTCCTGGGCGCGGTCTTCGCCGCGCTGTGGTGGGCCTCGGTGCACTACGGCCGGAAGGTCGACGAGGCGAAGGCCAGGTTCGCGGCACAAGCGGCACAGGCCGAGGCCCCTACACCTGACGCTGCGTAA
- the ndk gene encoding nucleoside-diphosphate kinase has translation MTQRTLVLLKPDAVRRGLTGEIISRIERKAGWQITALELRTLDQETLEQHYGEHKGKPFYEPLVEFMASGPVVALIVEGERVIEGVRSLAGPTDPIAAAPGSIRGDFGVIVRENLIHASDSEESAEREVKIFFPGRA, from the coding sequence GTGACGCAGCGCACCCTCGTCCTCCTCAAGCCCGACGCCGTCCGTCGTGGCCTGACCGGCGAGATCATCAGCCGTATCGAGCGCAAGGCCGGCTGGCAGATCACCGCGCTGGAGCTGCGCACGCTGGACCAGGAGACGCTGGAGCAGCACTACGGCGAGCACAAGGGCAAGCCGTTCTACGAGCCGCTGGTGGAGTTCATGGCCTCCGGCCCGGTCGTGGCGCTGATCGTCGAGGGCGAGCGGGTCATCGAGGGAGTGCGGTCGCTGGCCGGTCCGACCGACCCGATCGCCGCCGCGCCCGGTTCGATCCGCGGTGACTTCGGCGTGATCGTCCGTGAGAACCTCATCCACGCCTCCGACTCCGAGGAGTCCGCGGAGCGCGAGGTGAAGATCTTCTTCCCGGGACGCGCGTAA
- a CDS encoding rod shape-determining protein has translation MSFIGRDMAVDLGTANTLVYVRGRGIVLNEPSVVAINTNTGGILAVGAEAKKMIGRTPGNIVAVRPLKDGVIADFEITERMLRYFILKIHKRRYLARPRVVVCVPSGITGVERRAVIEASSQAGARQVHIIEEPMAAAIGSGLPVHEATGNMVVDIGGGTTEVAVISLGGIVTAQSIRVAGDELDNAIIQHIKKEYSLLLGERTAEQIKITIGSAYDLDADEHTEIRGRDLVSGLPKTVVISAAEVRKAIEEPVNAIVDAVKTTLDKCPPELSGDIMDRGIVLTGGGALLRGLDERLRRETGMPIHIAEDPLDSVALGSGKCVEEFEALQQVLDAQPRR, from the coding sequence ATGTCGTTCATCGGCCGTGACATGGCTGTCGACCTCGGGACCGCCAACACGCTGGTGTACGTCAGGGGTCGCGGGATCGTACTCAACGAGCCGTCCGTCGTCGCGATCAACACCAACACCGGTGGCATCCTGGCGGTCGGCGCCGAAGCGAAGAAGATGATCGGGCGCACGCCCGGCAACATCGTTGCCGTCCGTCCGCTGAAGGACGGCGTCATCGCCGACTTCGAGATCACCGAGCGGATGCTCCGCTACTTCATCCTGAAGATCCACAAGCGGCGGTATCTGGCTCGTCCGCGGGTCGTCGTCTGTGTGCCCTCGGGCATCACCGGCGTCGAGCGCCGTGCCGTCATCGAGGCGTCGTCCCAGGCCGGCGCCCGTCAGGTGCACATCATCGAGGAACCCATGGCCGCGGCCATCGGCTCCGGCCTGCCGGTCCACGAGGCCACGGGCAACATGGTGGTCGACATCGGCGGCGGCACGACGGAGGTCGCGGTCATCTCGCTCGGCGGGATCGTCACCGCCCAGTCCATCCGCGTCGCGGGCGACGAACTGGACAACGCGATCATCCAGCACATCAAGAAGGAGTACTCCCTCCTCCTCGGTGAGCGCACGGCCGAGCAGATCAAGATCACGATCGGTTCGGCGTACGACCTCGACGCTGACGAGCACACCGAAATCCGCGGCCGGGACCTCGTCTCCGGACTGCCCAAGACCGTCGTCATCTCGGCCGCCGAAGTCCGCAAGGCGATCGAGGAACCCGTCAACGCGATCGTGGACGCGGTGAAGACGACCCTCGACAAGTGCCCGCCCGAGCTGTCCGGCGACATCATGGACCGCGGAATCGTTCTGACCGGCGGCGGCGCCCTGCTGCGCGGTCTCGACGAGCGGCTGCGCCGGGAGACCGGCATGCCGATCCACATCGCCGAGGACCCCCTCGACAGCGTGGCGCTCGGATCCGGCAAGTGCGTGGAGGAGTTCGAGGCGCTCCAGCAGGTCCTGGACGCCCAGCCGCGCAGATGA
- the mreC gene encoding rod shape-determining protein MreC, translating into MRDTRESRLLLVLLIAIAFALITVDIRGGEDSPVDGARQGAATVFGPIEDGVSAAVNPVGNAISSIRDSGERHDRLAALEKENAALKARLGSDDRNASRLKQLNKMMGIAAEGQYGIKGAEVIAIGAAQGFSWTITIDVGSNDGIKRDMTVLNGDGLVGRVTTVGPNTATVLLANDPDFTVGTRMEAGDELGFASGQGDRPLRVELLNGKAEVKKGDRLVTFGSQADKPFVPGVPVGVVARVDPSGGGLTRTLYVTPFVSFTKLDVVGVVVEAPKKDPRDTVLPDKPKPTPTPTVTVTVTPSANANADGQFEQEQ; encoded by the coding sequence GTGAGGGACACACGAGAGAGCCGGCTGCTCCTGGTGCTGCTGATCGCCATCGCTTTCGCACTGATCACGGTGGACATCCGTGGCGGGGAGGACTCACCGGTCGACGGTGCCCGTCAGGGCGCGGCCACGGTCTTCGGCCCGATCGAGGACGGCGTCTCCGCCGCGGTGAACCCGGTCGGCAACGCGATCTCCTCGATCCGCGACTCCGGTGAGCGGCACGACCGGCTCGCCGCCCTGGAGAAGGAGAACGCGGCTCTCAAGGCGAGGCTCGGCAGCGACGACCGCAACGCCAGCCGCCTCAAGCAGCTCAACAAGATGATGGGCATCGCGGCCGAGGGCCAGTACGGCATCAAGGGCGCCGAGGTCATCGCCATAGGAGCGGCCCAGGGCTTCTCCTGGACCATCACCATCGACGTCGGCTCCAACGACGGCATCAAGCGCGACATGACCGTCCTCAACGGCGACGGACTGGTCGGCCGCGTGACGACGGTCGGCCCGAACACCGCCACCGTCCTGCTCGCCAACGACCCCGACTTCACCGTCGGCACCCGCATGGAGGCCGGCGACGAGCTCGGCTTCGCCTCCGGGCAGGGCGACCGCCCGCTGCGCGTCGAACTCCTCAACGGCAAGGCCGAGGTGAAGAAGGGCGACCGCCTGGTCACCTTCGGCTCGCAGGCCGACAAGCCCTTCGTGCCCGGCGTCCCGGTCGGTGTCGTCGCCCGTGTCGACCCCTCCGGCGGCGGCCTGACCCGCACCCTCTACGTCACGCCGTTCGTCAGCTTCACCAAGCTCGACGTCGTCGGGGTGGTCGTCGAGGCCCCGAAGAAGGACCCGCGGGACACGGTGCTGCCGGACAAGCCGAAGCCGACCCCCACCCCGACCGTCACCGTCACGGTCACCCCATCGGCGAACGCCAATGCCGACGGCCAGTTCGAGCAAGAGCAGTAG
- the mreD gene encoding rod shape-determining protein MreD encodes MRVNRILLSTSLVVVALVLQVSVLSRLHLPGAVPDILLLTVLGLAMVYGHVGGALVGFGAGLLADLAPPADHAAGRYALVLCVIGYLAGLAKPENGRLKSATGPMVVVVVAALGTTLLYAGVGALVGDTAARHVGLGSLLFTAALYDLLLAPFVVPGIMALARRAENDPLAETNSSAKKATDISSGWLSSGTGLKIGGQRGGLGSLKTKARTRTARVGRIKGVKRL; translated from the coding sequence TTGCGTGTCAACCGGATCCTGCTCTCCACCTCCCTCGTCGTCGTCGCCCTGGTCCTCCAGGTCAGCGTCCTGTCCAGACTCCATCTCCCAGGCGCCGTCCCCGACATCCTCCTGCTGACCGTCCTCGGCCTCGCCATGGTCTACGGCCATGTCGGCGGCGCCCTCGTCGGGTTCGGCGCGGGACTCCTCGCCGACCTCGCGCCACCCGCGGACCACGCCGCCGGCCGCTACGCGCTGGTGCTGTGCGTCATCGGCTACCTCGCAGGCCTCGCCAAGCCGGAGAACGGCCGACTGAAGTCGGCCACCGGCCCGATGGTCGTCGTGGTCGTCGCCGCCCTCGGCACGACGCTGCTGTACGCCGGTGTCGGCGCCCTCGTCGGTGACACCGCCGCCCGTCATGTCGGCCTCGGCAGCCTGCTGTTCACGGCCGCGCTGTACGACCTGCTGCTCGCGCCCTTCGTCGTCCCCGGCATCATGGCGCTCGCCCGCCGCGCCGAGAACGACCCGCTCGCGGAGACCAACTCCTCCGCCAAGAAGGCCACCGACATCTCGTCGGGGTGGCTGTCGTCCGGCACCGGTCTGAAGATCGGCGGGCAGCGCGGCGGCCTCGGGTCATTGAAGACCAAGGCACGGACGCGGACCGCGCGCGTCGGTCGCATCAAGGGGGTCAAGCGGCTGTGA
- the mrdA gene encoding penicillin-binding protein 2, whose product MTNIPETGRTPRVQIRLIVIQILVLSLLGTLGGRLWYLQIREGDEYAKEASGNHVQQVVEPAVRGSILDARGVPIADNETRLVVSASRTDLLKMKDDGKAVLTKLAKVLGMKPEEVMLKVRLCDAKTPQPCWNGSPYQPIPITDEATAKQALQIRERAEDFPGITAEPEAVRRYPSPGKANTAQVLGYLSPVTDEEITKAQDTDSPYLRSDQVGRSGLEREYDKELRGKAGVTRYEVDNLGRVIGQAEADEAQPGANLVTSIDSRVQRVAEYELNEAMKEARKQFDDNTGENYKADSGAVVVMEAKTGRIVAMASNPTYDPNAWVGGISAKDYKKLTGKSSNYPLLNRAIQGQSAPGSTFKVISTAAAVEAGYDFDGRYPCTSSYSVGGQVFKNFESENFGPINLGRALEVSCDTVFYGLAHKEWQRDGGINPKKGEPNDYFFKAAHQFGLGKTTGIDLPNEVTGRVPDRQWKQAYWEANKDAWCKTGKKDGTYVEKISYENCLEGNKMRAGDEINYSIGQGDTMVTPIQMATIYSAISNGGTLYNPTVGKAIVSADGRSVDEIAPKSHGKLPISKTTLAKMNDALAGVATRGTAAWRFAQVGWPQEKIPMHAKTGTAEVYGKQTTSWFATYTKDYSVVMTISQGGTGSGASGPAVRNIYDALYGVADDGTITKKNALLPTPQKSLPKVRTDGTIKSPKVAKDPAKEQRVNQEGAPEPDETTLAATVEKPATGNRNTRRRRRKRGSRRMCT is encoded by the coding sequence GTGACCAACATCCCCGAGACCGGTCGGACTCCACGGGTCCAGATCAGGCTCATCGTGATCCAGATCCTCGTCCTGTCCCTCCTCGGCACCCTCGGCGGGCGCCTGTGGTACCTCCAGATCCGCGAGGGCGACGAATACGCCAAGGAGGCGTCGGGCAACCACGTCCAGCAGGTCGTCGAGCCCGCCGTCCGCGGCTCGATCCTGGACGCCCGCGGAGTGCCCATCGCGGACAACGAGACCCGGCTGGTGGTCTCCGCCTCCCGCACGGACCTGCTGAAGATGAAGGACGACGGCAAGGCCGTCCTCACCAAACTGGCCAAGGTCCTCGGCATGAAGCCCGAGGAGGTCATGCTGAAGGTCCGCCTCTGCGACGCCAAGACCCCGCAACCCTGCTGGAACGGCTCGCCGTACCAGCCGATCCCCATCACCGACGAGGCCACCGCCAAGCAGGCCCTCCAGATCCGCGAGCGCGCCGAGGACTTCCCCGGCATCACCGCCGAGCCCGAGGCCGTGCGCCGCTACCCGAGCCCCGGCAAGGCCAACACCGCCCAGGTCCTCGGCTATCTCTCCCCGGTCACCGACGAGGAGATCACCAAGGCCCAGGACACCGACTCGCCCTATCTGCGCTCCGACCAGGTCGGCCGCTCGGGGCTTGAGCGGGAGTACGACAAGGAACTGCGCGGCAAGGCCGGCGTCACCCGCTACGAGGTCGACAACCTCGGCCGCGTCATCGGCCAGGCCGAGGCCGACGAGGCCCAGCCTGGCGCCAACCTCGTCACCAGCATCGACTCCCGCGTCCAGCGCGTCGCCGAGTACGAGCTGAACGAGGCGATGAAGGAGGCCCGCAAGCAGTTCGACGACAACACCGGCGAGAACTACAAGGCGGACTCCGGTGCCGTCGTCGTCATGGAGGCCAAGACCGGCCGGATCGTCGCCATGGCCTCCAACCCGACCTACGACCCCAACGCCTGGGTCGGCGGCATCTCCGCCAAGGACTACAAGAAGCTGACGGGCAAGAGCTCCAACTACCCGCTGCTCAACCGGGCCATCCAGGGCCAGTCGGCGCCCGGCTCCACCTTCAAGGTGATCTCCACGGCCGCCGCCGTCGAGGCCGGCTACGACTTCGACGGCCGCTACCCGTGCACGAGTTCCTACTCGGTCGGCGGCCAGGTCTTCAAGAACTTCGAGTCGGAGAACTTCGGCCCCATCAACCTCGGCCGTGCCCTTGAGGTCTCCTGCGACACCGTCTTCTACGGCCTCGCCCACAAGGAGTGGCAGCGGGACGGCGGCATCAACCCGAAGAAGGGCGAGCCGAACGACTACTTCTTCAAGGCCGCCCACCAGTTCGGCCTCGGCAAGACCACCGGCATCGACCTGCCCAACGAGGTCACCGGCCGCGTCCCCGACCGCCAGTGGAAGCAGGCGTACTGGGAGGCCAACAAGGACGCCTGGTGCAAGACCGGCAAGAAGGACGGCACGTACGTCGAGAAGATCTCCTACGAGAACTGCCTCGAAGGCAACAAGATGCGTGCCGGTGACGAGATCAACTACTCCATCGGCCAGGGCGACACCATGGTCACCCCGATCCAGATGGCCACGATCTACTCGGCGATCTCCAACGGCGGCACCCTCTACAACCCGACGGTCGGCAAGGCGATCGTCAGCGCCGACGGCAGGTCGGTCGACGAGATCGCGCCCAAGTCCCACGGCAAGCTGCCCATAAGCAAGACCACGCTGGCCAAGATGAACGACGCCCTCGCGGGCGTGGCCACCCGCGGTACGGCCGCCTGGCGCTTCGCCCAGGTCGGCTGGCCGCAGGAGAAGATCCCGATGCACGCCAAGACCGGTACGGCCGAGGTCTACGGCAAGCAGACGACGTCCTGGTTCGCCACGTACACCAAGGACTACTCGGTCGTGATGACGATCTCCCAGGGTGGTACGGGCTCCGGCGCCTCCGGTCCGGCCGTCCGCAACATCTACGACGCGCTGTACGGCGTCGCCGACGACGGCACCATCACCAAGAAGAACGCGCTGCTGCCCACCCCGCAGAAGAGCCTGCCGAAGGTCCGCACGGACGGCACCATCAAGTCGCCCAAGGTCGCCAAGGACCCGGCCAAGGAGCAGCGGGTGAACCAGGAGGGCGCCCCCGAGCCCGACGAGACCACGCTGGCGGCGACCGTCGAGAAACCGGCGACGGGCAACCGCAACACCCGCAGGCGGCGCCGGAAGCGCGGAAGCCGGAGGATGTGCACATGA
- the rodA gene encoding rod shape-determining protein RodA, producing the protein MTGNSFSVSGYGPERAGWTRLFARDSLARRLDWPILFAALALSGMGSLLVFSATRNRTEINQGDQYYFLIRHIMNTGIGFALMIGTVWLGHRALRTAVPILYGASVFLILMVLTPLGSTVNGAHSWIVLGGGFSLQPSEFVKITIILGMAMLLAARVDAGDKPYPDHRTVLQALGLAAVPMLVVMLMPDLGSVMVMVIIVLGVLLASGASNRWVFGLLGTGATGAIAVWQLGILDDYQIARFAAFANPSLDPAGVGYNTNQARIAIGSGGLTGSGLFHGSQTTGQFVPEQQTDFVFTVAGEELGFVGAGLIIILLGVVLWRACRIARETTELYGTIVAAGIVAWFAFQSFENIGMTLGIMPVTGLPLPFVSYGGTSMFAVWVAVGLLQSIKVQRPMSA; encoded by the coding sequence ATGACCGGCAACAGCTTCTCCGTCTCCGGGTACGGCCCCGAACGCGCGGGCTGGACGCGGCTGTTCGCCCGTGACTCGCTGGCCCGCCGACTGGACTGGCCGATACTGTTCGCGGCGCTCGCCCTCTCGGGGATGGGTTCGCTGCTGGTCTTCTCGGCCACCCGCAACCGCACCGAGATCAACCAGGGCGACCAGTACTACTTCCTGATCCGACACATCATGAACACCGGCATCGGGTTCGCCCTGATGATCGGCACGGTCTGGCTCGGCCACCGCGCCCTGAGAACCGCCGTGCCGATCCTCTACGGCGCCTCGGTGTTCCTGATCCTGATGGTGCTCACCCCCCTGGGCTCCACCGTCAACGGCGCCCACTCCTGGATCGTGCTCGGCGGCGGCTTCTCCCTCCAGCCCTCGGAGTTCGTGAAGATCACGATCATCCTGGGCATGGCGATGCTGCTGGCGGCGCGGGTCGACGCGGGCGACAAGCCCTACCCGGACCACCGGACCGTGTTGCAGGCCCTGGGCCTGGCCGCCGTACCGATGCTCGTCGTCATGCTGATGCCCGACCTCGGGTCGGTCATGGTCATGGTCATCATCGTGCTGGGCGTGCTGCTCGCCTCCGGCGCCTCCAACCGGTGGGTCTTCGGACTGCTCGGCACCGGGGCGACGGGCGCGATCGCGGTCTGGCAGCTCGGCATCCTGGACGACTACCAGATCGCCCGCTTCGCCGCCTTCGCCAACCCCAGCCTCGACCCGGCCGGCGTCGGCTACAACACCAACCAGGCGCGGATCGCGATCGGTTCGGGCGGTCTGACCGGCTCGGGCCTGTTCCACGGCTCGCAGACCACCGGCCAGTTCGTCCCCGAGCAGCAGACCGACTTCGTCTTCACGGTCGCGGGCGAGGAACTCGGCTTCGTCGGCGCGGGCCTGATCATCATCCTGCTCGGCGTCGTCCTGTGGCGGGCCTGCCGGATCGCCCGCGAGACGACGGAGCTGTACGGCACGATCGTGGCCGCGGGGATCGTGGCCTGGTTCGCCTTCCAGTCCTTCGAGAACATCGGGATGACGCTGGGCATCATGCCGGTCACCGGACTGCCGCTGCCGTTCGTGTCCTATGGCGGAACCTCGATGTTCGCGGTGTGGGTCGCGGTGGGACTGTTGCAGTCGATCAAGGTGCAGCGGCCGATGTCGGCGTAG
- a CDS encoding CYTH and CHAD domain-containing protein has translation MADTKREIERKYESDDSGLPDLTGVAGVAAVIDKGVAHLDATYYDTHDERLAASSITLRRRTGGVDAGWHLKFPVAPGVRDEIQAPLSDTVPRVLAGLVRSRVRDIELLPVVRLRSDRDVRHLVDAEGVLLAEASVDAVRAERLTEGGGTVQWTEIEIELADGGDPGFLDKVEKRLRKAGVRPSGSASKLARALAETDGKRKRRRKTGPSAAPETAGDHVLAYLRAQRDTIVALDPAVRRDVYDSVHRMRVATRRMRSAFRSYGKVLDRTVTDPIGAELKWLAGELGVDRDQEVLTERLTARLDELPRTLLTGPVRTRLRTWSHARSSGSRRRLIAVLDGKRYLDLLAALDALMAEPPVLKAADGRPSKVLPKAVRKDFGKLTELVESALELPSGTDRDLAIHEARKKCKRTRYSAEAAAKALGEPAVDLVRSMKSLQGLLGDHQDSVMARLALRDLAGQAYGAGESTFTYGVLYGHEERRAELVELDLPVTWPSLKGDMEV, from the coding sequence ATGGCGGACACAAAGCGCGAGATCGAGCGGAAGTACGAGTCCGACGACAGCGGACTGCCCGACCTCACCGGCGTCGCCGGGGTCGCGGCCGTCATCGACAAGGGTGTCGCACACCTGGACGCCACCTACTACGACACCCACGACGAACGCCTCGCCGCGTCCTCGATCACCCTGCGCCGCCGCACCGGTGGCGTCGACGCCGGCTGGCACCTGAAGTTCCCCGTCGCACCCGGCGTACGGGACGAGATCCAGGCGCCCCTGTCCGACACCGTGCCCCGCGTCCTCGCCGGTCTGGTCCGCTCGCGTGTCCGGGACATCGAGCTGCTGCCCGTCGTCCGGCTCCGCTCCGACCGGGACGTCCGTCATCTCGTCGACGCCGAGGGCGTACTCCTGGCGGAGGCCAGCGTGGACGCCGTCCGCGCCGAACGGCTCACCGAGGGCGGCGGCACCGTCCAGTGGACCGAGATCGAGATCGAGCTCGCCGACGGCGGCGACCCCGGCTTCCTCGACAAGGTGGAGAAACGGCTGCGGAAGGCGGGCGTGAGGCCCTCGGGGTCGGCGTCCAAGCTGGCGCGGGCACTGGCCGAGACCGACGGAAAGAGGAAGCGGAGGAGGAAGACCGGCCCCTCGGCCGCCCCGGAGACCGCCGGGGACCATGTCCTCGCCTATCTCCGCGCCCAGCGGGACACGATCGTCGCACTCGACCCGGCCGTACGGCGGGACGTGTACGACTCCGTGCACCGCATGCGCGTAGCCACCCGCCGGATGCGCAGCGCCTTCAGGTCGTACGGAAAAGTCCTCGACCGGACCGTCACCGACCCGATCGGCGCGGAGCTGAAGTGGCTCGCCGGCGAACTGGGCGTGGACCGCGACCAGGAGGTGCTGACAGAACGGCTGACCGCCCGCCTCGACGAGCTGCCGCGCACCCTGCTCACGGGCCCCGTGCGCACCCGGCTGCGCACCTGGTCGCACGCCCGCAGCAGCGGATCACGCCGCCGTCTGATCGCCGTACTGGACGGAAAGCGGTACCTGGACCTGCTCGCCGCCCTGGACGCCCTGATGGCCGAGCCGCCGGTGCTGAAGGCGGCCGACGGGAGGCCGTCCAAGGTGCTCCCCAAGGCCGTACGGAAGGACTTCGGGAAGCTGACGGAGCTGGTCGAGTCGGCGCTGGAGCTGCCGTCCGGCACCGACCGGGACCTCGCGATCCACGAGGCGCGCAAGAAGTGCAAGCGCACGCGGTACTCGGCCGAGGCGGCGGCCAAGGCGCTCGGGGAGCCGGCCGTCGATCTCGTCCGGTCGATGAAGTCCCTCCAGGGCCTGCTCGGCGACCACCAGGACAGCGTGATGGCCCGCCTGGCTCTGCGTGATCTCGCAGGTCAGGCGTATGGGGCGGGGGAGAGCACCTTCACGTACGGGGTGCTGTACGGGCACGAGGAGCGGCGGGCGGAGCTGGTCGAGCTGGATCTCCCTGTCACCTGGCCATCGCTCAAGGGCGACATGGAGGTCTGA